The following coding sequences lie in one Allochromatium vinosum DSM 180 genomic window:
- the yajC gene encoding preprotein translocase subunit YajC codes for MSFLISDALAQGEAVAPAAGDPFMALLPLVLFAVVFYFLLIRPQAKRQKEHRKMIEALAKGDEIITMGGMAGRIADLGENFALVEVADGMKVKIRRSAVESVLPKGTLQEL; via the coding sequence ATGAGCTTTCTCATCTCCGACGCCCTGGCCCAGGGCGAGGCCGTCGCGCCGGCAGCCGGCGATCCCTTCATGGCCCTGCTGCCGCTGGTGCTGTTTGCGGTCGTCTTCTACTTTCTGCTGATCCGTCCGCAGGCCAAGCGCCAGAAAGAACATCGCAAGATGATCGAGGCCCTGGCCAAGGGTGACGAGATCATCACCATGGGCGGCATGGCCGGACGCATCGCCGATCTCGGCGAGAACTTCGCCCTGGTCGAGGTCGCCGACGGCATGAAGGTCAAGATCCGTCGCTCCGCCGTGGAATCCGTGCTGCCGAA